In Gadus chalcogrammus isolate NIFS_2021 chromosome 1, NIFS_Gcha_1.0, whole genome shotgun sequence, one DNA window encodes the following:
- the LOC130387661 gene encoding uncharacterized protein LOC130387661, producing the protein MDEIRPLLDNSPAEGADVPHLNLRPRHQELIPTPCGPIKPWAELSRAVQLYFCFTLASMCVLLGLTLASFCGQYDALLEQDLGVSLIQLVGILFCVYYVVRGVLQENRQELCAFLLSVLTLVLRSVLNYSLLPHQEQQKLMLRFVCILCVGVVHVVCTCLLIGAADRMAFRVGGALESVQERYFLLNLCFSMVTFDLQAQLCLCILMISGSEATNLRDSILIGCACIFWSCLTTVVGGVALLKKARVLVLVFLLLNIPEVVFFIYLMFTVISRWPADSAGPHTLVGALLSVGIKMALLGALGRLDKHFRQGLWGAEPIAAG; encoded by the exons ACCGCTGTTGGACAACTCGCCAGCAGAGGGCGCAGATGTTCCACATCTGAACCTGAGGCCGAGGCACCAGGAGTTGATCCCGACACCATGCGGCCCG ATCAAGCCCTGGGCGGAGCTGAGCCGAGCGGTGCAGCTGTACTTCTGCTTCACGCTGGCCTCCATGTGCGTGCTGCTGGGCCTCACTCTGGCCAGCTTCTGCGGACAGTACGACGCCCTCCTGGAGCAAGACTTGGGCGTCTCCCTCATCCAGCTGGTGGGAATCT TGTTCTGCGTGTACTACGTGGTGCGGGGCGTACtgcaggagaacagacaggagctGTGTGCCTTCCTACTGAGCGTGCTCACTCTGGTCCTCCGCTCAGTGCTCAACTACAGCCTCCTGCCGCACCAGGAGCAGCAGAAGCTAatg TTGAGGTTTGTGTGCATactgtgtgtgggcgtggtcCACGTCGTCTGCACCTGCCTCCTCATCGGCGCGGCTGATAGGATGGCCTTTCGCGTGGGCGGGGCCTTGGAGAGCGTCCAAGAGCGGTACTTCCTGCTAAACCTGTGCTTCTccatggtgacctttgacctgcaaGCTCAG CTGTGCTTGTGTATCTTGATGATATCGGGGAGCGAAGCCACGAACCTCAGGGACAGCATTCTGATCGGCTGCGCCTGCATCTTCTGGTCATGTCTCACTACTGTAGTCGGCGGTGTTGCT CTTTTGAAAAAAGCCCGAGTCTTGGTTTTGGTATTCCTCCTCCTGAACATTCCAGAAGTGGTGTTTTTCATCTATCTCATGTTCACG gtcatCAGCAGGTGGCCGGCAGACAGCGCCGGCCCCCACACGCTGGTGGGGGCCCTGCTCTCCGTGGGGATCAAGATGGCGCTCCTGGGGGCACTCGGCCGTCTGGACAAGCACTTCCGTCAGGGCCTGTGGGGCGCGGAGCCTATAGCTGCCGGCTGA